From the genome of Turicibacter faecis, one region includes:
- the ffh gene encoding signal recognition particle protein — protein MAFETLSERLQSALKNVTRKGKLTEKDVDVMMREVRLALLEADVNIKVVREFIKEVKEKAIGETVLKSLTPGQQVIKIVNEELTKLMGDEAEYLNFGTSKPAVFMMVGLQGAGKTTHTGKLSTYLRKKDKKNPLLVACDVYRPAAVDQLKTIGKQLNIPVFEKGTSMNPVDIAAEAIAYAKENGHDLVIIDTAGRLHIDESLMNELKEIKALVKPQEILLVVDAMTGQDAVNVAESFHQQLDLTGVILTKLDGDTRGGAALSIRKMTNVPIKFMGMGEKLDTLEVFHPERMASRILGMGDVMTLIERAQENFDEEESMKLADKMMNATYDFNDFLKQMKQMKRLGAFEDILKMIPGVGNQLKDINIDPKQMARVEAIIYSMTEQERKNPDLINASRKNRIAKGCGCDLAEVNRLIKQFTDMRKMMKRFSNMDPRQMERMAAAMQRGGSNPLAGLSGMMGPGSGKKGKGKGRGGFRF, from the coding sequence ATGGCATTTGAAACATTATCAGAACGTTTACAGTCTGCGTTAAAAAACGTGACACGTAAAGGGAAATTAACAGAAAAAGACGTTGATGTCATGATGCGAGAGGTGCGTTTAGCCTTACTTGAAGCGGATGTTAACATTAAAGTAGTACGTGAATTCATTAAAGAAGTGAAAGAAAAGGCTATAGGGGAGACAGTTTTAAAAAGCTTAACCCCAGGACAACAGGTTATTAAAATCGTTAATGAAGAGTTAACTAAATTAATGGGAGATGAAGCAGAGTATTTAAATTTCGGTACATCTAAGCCAGCAGTTTTTATGATGGTTGGTCTTCAAGGTGCCGGGAAAACAACACACACAGGTAAATTATCAACTTATTTGCGTAAAAAGGATAAGAAGAATCCATTATTAGTAGCTTGTGACGTCTATCGACCAGCCGCCGTCGATCAGTTAAAAACTATTGGGAAACAATTAAATATTCCTGTTTTCGAAAAAGGAACATCCATGAATCCAGTTGACATTGCAGCTGAAGCAATTGCTTATGCCAAAGAAAATGGTCACGATTTAGTGATTATTGATACGGCTGGACGCTTGCACATTGATGAATCATTAATGAATGAATTAAAAGAAATTAAGGCTTTAGTGAAGCCTCAGGAAATCCTCTTAGTTGTCGATGCGATGACCGGGCAAGATGCAGTTAATGTCGCTGAATCTTTCCATCAACAGTTAGATTTGACAGGGGTTATTTTAACGAAGTTAGATGGGGATACACGCGGTGGGGCAGCTCTATCAATTCGTAAAATGACGAATGTTCCGATTAAGTTTATGGGGATGGGGGAAAAACTAGATACATTAGAAGTATTCCACCCAGAACGGATGGCTTCTCGTATTTTGGGAATGGGAGATGTCATGACGTTAATTGAACGTGCTCAAGAAAACTTTGATGAAGAAGAGAGCATGAAGCTTGCAGATAAGATGATGAATGCAACGTATGATTTTAATGATTTCTTAAAACAAATGAAGCAAATGAAACGACTCGGTGCATTTGAAGATATTTTAAAAATGATTCCCGGAGTTGGAAATCAATTGAAAGATATTAATATTGATCCTAAACAAATGGCCCGTGTTGAAGCTATTATTTATTCGATGACAGAGCAGGAGCGAAAAAATCCAGATTTAATTAATGCCAGTCGAAAAAATCGTATTGCTAAAGGGTGTGGATGTGATCTTGCGGAAGTTAACCGATTAATTAAACAGTTCACGGATATGCGTAAAATGATGAAACGTTTTTCAAATATGGATCCACGCCAAATGGAACGTATGGCCGCAGCGATGCAACGTGGTGGGTCTAATCCGTTAGCAGGGCTTTCTGGAATGATGGGACCTGGTTCAGGGAAAAAAGGAAAAGGAAAGGGACGTGGAGGTTTCCGTTTCTAA
- a CDS encoding putative DNA-binding protein: MLEKVNRMNELYDIYQALLTAKQKLYFELYYQEDLSLSEIAEQFEVSRTAVFDNIKRTEKLLDGYEEKLQLLSKREAREKIIGQILVDLTDERLRQWMDELQALD, translated from the coding sequence GTGCTAGAAAAGGTTAATCGGATGAATGAATTATACGATATCTATCAGGCATTGTTGACGGCGAAGCAAAAGTTATATTTTGAATTATATTATCAGGAAGATTTATCATTAAGTGAGATTGCGGAGCAATTTGAAGTGAGTCGCACAGCCGTCTTTGATAATATTAAACGTACGGAAAAATTACTTGACGGGTATGAGGAAAAATTACAATTACTAAGTAAGCGTGAGGCGCGTGAAAAAATTATAGGACAAATTTTAGTCGATTTAACCGATGAACGACTAAGACAATGGATGGATGAGTTACAGGCGCTCGATTAA
- the ftsY gene encoding signal recognition particle-docking protein FtsY, with the protein MIEVNSMGLFDRLKSIVLGNKEVSETELRAQKHYKEGMKKTRGSLLKQLQAVFSNYSDVNDELFDELEDIFILADVGVSTVVDFIDQLKDTVREYGVTKPEELERVMVDKLFEIYVKGEIVNSNLRMNKEGLTVILFVGVNGVGKTTSIAKIAHQLKGKGKSVLLAAGDTFRAGAIEQLQVWGDRLDVDVVSLKEGSDPSAVMFDAIKEAKSRQVDVLLCDTAGRLQNKVNLMKELEKIKRVIEREVPGAPHETLLVVDATTGQNGMSQAKAFLEATDVSGIVLTKLDGTAKGGIVLAIRNEIGIPIKYVGLGEKPEDLVQFDIEQYIYGLFADLFDKRESQ; encoded by the coding sequence ATGATTGAGGTGAATTCCATGGGTTTATTTGATCGCTTAAAATCGATCGTTTTAGGAAATAAGGAAGTATCTGAAACAGAATTACGTGCACAAAAACACTATAAAGAAGGAATGAAAAAAACGCGTGGAAGTTTATTAAAACAATTACAGGCCGTTTTTTCTAACTACTCAGATGTGAATGATGAATTATTTGATGAATTAGAGGATATTTTTATTTTAGCCGATGTTGGGGTATCAACGGTGGTGGACTTTATCGATCAGTTAAAAGATACGGTTCGTGAGTATGGCGTAACAAAACCTGAAGAACTTGAACGAGTAATGGTAGATAAATTATTTGAAATTTATGTAAAGGGTGAAATTGTTAACTCTAATTTGAGAATGAATAAAGAGGGATTAACGGTTATCTTATTCGTTGGAGTAAACGGAGTTGGGAAAACGACGTCAATCGCTAAAATTGCTCATCAGTTAAAAGGAAAAGGAAAATCAGTTTTACTGGCTGCAGGAGATACATTCCGTGCGGGAGCAATTGAACAGTTACAAGTTTGGGGAGATCGCTTAGACGTTGACGTTGTTTCTCTTAAGGAAGGATCAGATCCATCTGCTGTTATGTTTGACGCGATTAAAGAAGCAAAATCTCGCCAAGTTGATGTCTTATTATGCGATACAGCGGGACGCTTACAAAATAAAGTTAATTTAATGAAAGAACTTGAAAAAATTAAACGTGTCATTGAAAGAGAGGTCCCAGGGGCCCCACACGAGACATTACTTGTCGTAGATGCTACAACAGGACAAAATGGAATGAGCCAAGCGAAAGCTTTCTTAGAGGCTACGGATGTTTCTGGAATTGTTTTAACTAAATTAGATGGGACAGCTAAAGGTGGGATTGTGCTGGCTATTCGTAACGAAATTGGAATTCCAATTAAATACGTTGGGCTTGGAGAAAAACCTGAGGACCTTGTACAATTTGATATTGAGCAGTATATTTATGGATTGTTTGCGGATTTATTTGATAAGCGAGAATCTCAATAA
- the smc gene encoding chromosome segregation protein SMC yields MYLKRIETIGFKSFADKTVVEFEKGVTAVVGPNGSGKSNISDAIRWVLGEQSAKSLRGAKMEDIIFAGTSTRKPLNFAEVTLVLDNSCHSLPIDYEEVSITRRVYRTGDGEYLINKQKVRLKDVIDLIMDTGIGHDSLSIISQDKVKAIVEARVEERRTIIEEAAGVLKYKMRKKEATRKLESTSDNLSRVQDIIFEIEDQVEPLRKQADQAQKYLLLKQECSDSEISVLAYDIKTLNDQLAHAKKERKNVEFEHVSIQTKILTDERRRDELKQQKQHKEGQLEELQARLVETSESIQRLQGQRDVLRERHKNASFNKEELAMQQAQLKERLDQSISHVFEVETRVSKTRDSLEHHQSQLTKVSEEYQHLEENLKSQLEATRESYFKDVNQLSSVKNQYQTISQQITRSENIITRLAEDEEKIRIEREALQEEQSAFIKKYGDFETTLKEKRDQYQTLHKEYQQKLKQSEMETNRHRQLTHQLDKLTNRLQWLEDAQKDFSGFNEGVKKILKAREQNQIKGIEGAVAELVTIPKSLELAMDVVLGPVMQQIVTTTDDDAKRAIEFLKRNHAGRATFLPLNVIKPRVLPSDVRNRIQGHRDVIGVASELVEYDERYRHIIENILGGIIVTRDLNTSKNLAKQLNYRYRIVTLEGDVINAGGAMTGGAIKRQGSSLLRQKNEIEECKQQIATLEGEVEQSRQLQEQWKETVKETERELQKVQAEGERLKDKLAEVNQQKLAFEYREKSQQEREQMLEDERVEYETELKQAVQKNNELAEQRLQLENRIEEEKATLEALEHQIEQQEELKSQLLHQMTELKVEVAKLETALHNETSTFERLSDERQQVEQQLQELLNKIEESEQAISGNDDEVIQLEADLVKNQESREEILSQIQSERMNLTQVSQELELLEREVRESHKVQQQMSESLKQLDVTLGKIDVEMDILIHKLEEEYQMTFDHANENYPLKGSIDEMKARIRTIKNQMNALGEINLGAIQEYERVRERYEFLTTQRDDLIEAKATLEETINEMDQEMTVKFKETFDAVREHYIEIFKKLFGGGTADLVLTDPHDLLNTGVEIIAQPPGTKLKTSNLLSGGQKALTSISLLFAILRVRTVPFCVLDEVEAALDEANVARYANYLKAFSKETQFIVITHRKGTMEKADVLYGVTMQERGVTKLVSVRMENVSDYMDDEK; encoded by the coding sequence ATGTATTTAAAAAGAATAGAAACAATTGGTTTTAAATCCTTTGCAGATAAAACAGTCGTTGAATTTGAAAAGGGCGTGACGGCTGTAGTAGGTCCGAATGGGTCAGGGAAAAGTAATATTTCTGATGCGATACGCTGGGTTTTAGGTGAACAATCAGCTAAAAGTTTACGCGGTGCTAAAATGGAGGATATTATTTTTGCGGGAACCTCAACGAGAAAGCCTTTGAACTTTGCAGAGGTGACGCTCGTCCTTGATAATAGTTGCCATAGCTTACCTATTGATTATGAGGAAGTTAGTATTACCCGTCGGGTTTATCGAACAGGCGATGGGGAATATTTAATTAATAAGCAGAAAGTACGTTTGAAAGATGTGATTGACTTGATAATGGATACCGGAATCGGACATGATTCGTTATCTATTATTTCACAGGACAAAGTCAAGGCTATTGTTGAGGCACGCGTAGAAGAGCGCCGCACGATTATTGAGGAGGCGGCGGGTGTTTTAAAGTATAAGATGCGGAAAAAAGAGGCGACACGAAAGTTGGAGTCAACGAGTGATAATTTAAGTCGCGTGCAAGACATTATTTTTGAAATTGAAGATCAGGTGGAACCTTTACGAAAGCAAGCGGATCAGGCACAAAAGTATTTATTGCTTAAACAAGAATGTAGCGATTCTGAAATTAGTGTGCTAGCTTACGACATTAAAACTTTAAACGATCAATTAGCCCATGCGAAAAAAGAACGAAAAAATGTTGAATTTGAACATGTAAGTATTCAGACGAAAATCTTAACGGATGAACGCCGACGCGATGAGTTAAAACAACAAAAGCAGCACAAAGAGGGTCAACTTGAAGAATTACAAGCCCGGTTAGTTGAGACATCGGAAAGTATTCAACGACTCCAGGGACAACGGGATGTGCTAAGAGAACGACATAAAAACGCATCCTTTAATAAAGAAGAGTTGGCTATGCAACAGGCGCAGTTAAAGGAGCGTCTCGACCAATCTATTTCACACGTTTTCGAGGTTGAGACTCGGGTTTCAAAGACAAGGGACTCCCTTGAACATCACCAGTCTCAATTAACGAAGGTATCCGAGGAATATCAGCATTTAGAAGAAAACTTAAAGAGTCAGTTGGAGGCGACAAGAGAGTCTTATTTTAAAGATGTGAATCAACTATCAAGTGTTAAAAATCAATACCAGACGATTAGTCAGCAAATTACACGTAGTGAAAACATTATTACACGTCTTGCTGAAGATGAGGAAAAAATAAGAATAGAACGGGAAGCCTTACAAGAAGAGCAATCGGCATTTATAAAAAAATATGGTGATTTTGAAACGACGCTAAAGGAAAAGCGTGATCAATATCAGACGTTACATAAGGAATATCAACAAAAGTTGAAACAGTCGGAAATGGAGACAAACCGACATCGGCAATTGACGCATCAATTAGATAAATTAACGAATCGATTGCAGTGGCTAGAAGATGCGCAAAAGGATTTTTCTGGATTTAACGAAGGGGTAAAAAAGATTTTAAAGGCCCGTGAACAAAATCAGATTAAGGGGATTGAAGGGGCAGTTGCTGAGTTAGTAACGATTCCTAAATCATTAGAGTTAGCGATGGATGTTGTGTTAGGTCCGGTGATGCAGCAAATTGTCACAACGACGGATGATGATGCAAAGCGAGCGATTGAATTTTTAAAAAGAAATCATGCAGGGCGTGCTACATTTTTACCGTTAAATGTGATCAAACCACGCGTATTACCGAGTGATGTTAGAAATCGAATCCAGGGTCATCGCGATGTCATTGGCGTGGCTTCTGAGCTCGTTGAGTATGATGAGCGTTATCGTCACATTATTGAAAATATTTTAGGGGGTATTATTGTTACCCGTGATTTGAATACATCTAAAAATTTAGCTAAACAGTTAAATTATCGATATCGCATCGTGACATTAGAAGGAGATGTGATTAATGCGGGTGGTGCCATGACCGGAGGAGCCATCAAACGTCAAGGGTCATCCTTATTACGACAAAAGAATGAGATTGAGGAGTGTAAACAGCAAATAGCCACGCTTGAAGGAGAAGTGGAACAATCGCGCCAACTTCAAGAACAATGGAAAGAAACCGTCAAAGAGACGGAACGAGAGTTACAAAAAGTTCAGGCGGAGGGCGAACGATTAAAAGATAAATTAGCAGAAGTTAATCAACAAAAGTTAGCTTTTGAATACCGAGAAAAATCCCAACAAGAGCGTGAACAAATGCTTGAAGATGAGCGGGTAGAGTATGAGACGGAATTGAAACAAGCCGTACAAAAAAATAATGAATTAGCAGAGCAACGTCTACAATTAGAAAATCGTATTGAGGAAGAAAAGGCGACTCTAGAGGCGTTAGAGCATCAGATTGAGCAACAAGAGGAGTTAAAATCTCAATTATTACATCAGATGACGGAATTAAAGGTTGAAGTGGCTAAACTTGAGACGGCATTGCATAATGAAACATCAACTTTTGAACGATTGAGTGATGAACGTCAACAGGTAGAGCAGCAACTCCAAGAGTTACTGAACAAAATTGAGGAAAGCGAGCAAGCGATCAGTGGAAATGATGATGAGGTTATCCAATTAGAGGCCGATCTTGTTAAAAATCAGGAAAGTCGCGAAGAGATTTTAAGCCAAATTCAATCAGAAAGAATGAATTTAACTCAGGTTAGTCAAGAATTAGAACTGCTTGAACGCGAGGTAAGAGAAAGCCATAAGGTCCAACAACAAATGTCTGAATCGTTAAAACAATTAGACGTCACACTTGGAAAAATTGACGTCGAGATGGATATCTTGATTCATAAACTAGAAGAAGAATATCAAATGACTTTCGACCATGCGAATGAAAACTACCCATTAAAGGGGTCAATTGATGAAATGAAGGCTCGAATTCGTACCATTAAAAATCAGATGAACGCGCTTGGCGAAATTAACCTTGGGGCAATTCAAGAGTACGAGCGTGTAAGGGAACGATATGAATTTTTAACGACTCAACGTGATGATTTAATTGAAGCCAAGGCCACCTTAGAGGAAACGATTAATGAAATGGACCAGGAGATGACCGTTAAGTTTAAAGAAACGTTTGATGCGGTCCGTGAACATTATATTGAAATCTTTAAAAAATTATTTGGTGGTGGAACGGCTGATCTTGTTTTAACGGATCCTCACGATTTATTAAATACAGGGGTTGAAATTATTGCTCAGCCACCAGGTACAAAGTTAAAAACATCTAATTTATTATCGGGTGGGCAAAAAGCCTTAACATCAATTTCTTTATTATTTGCCATTTTACGTGTTCGCACGGTACCATTTTGCGTTTTGGATGAGGTAGAGGCGGCGCTTGATGAGGCAAACGTTGCGCGTTATGCTAATTACTTAAAGGCCTTTAGTAAAGAAACACAATTTATTGTGATTACACACCGTAAGGGGACAATGGAAAAGGCGGACGTTTTATACGGCGTGACGATGCAGGAGCGCGGGGTAACAAAACTTGTTTCAGTTCGAATGGAAAATGTCTCTGATTATATGGATGATGAAAAGTGA
- a CDS encoding serine hydrolase domain-containing protein: MNDLVQDNFKGVISIEEHGKWIFKQAYGESDLANQRMNRLDTKFSMASASKIFIAVAILQLIEGKFLSLNQTLGEVLPMDWHHIDKTITIRQLLTHTSGLPDYFDESLGKNYATMWENYPNYRIRSGEDLLPLFLHKRMVYPKGQKFHYNHAGYVVLSLIIEAVTKQPFEHYLEKMIFTPCNMGDTGYYELDRLPLNCATGYCLEEESQTYYSNIYSLDVKGNGAGGAYTTAKDMDRFWTCLVKGRLLSPSMVSEMLSPQVEGEWYGYGVWLKALGDHQYLPFIQGSHPGVSFISSYDCQRCRTMTLMSNFEHDVWALHGKFYNALNR; this comes from the coding sequence ATGAATGATTTGGTTCAAGATAATTTTAAAGGGGTTATCTCCATTGAGGAACATGGAAAATGGATATTTAAGCAGGCTTATGGTGAGTCAGATTTGGCTAATCAGAGAATGAATCGATTAGATACCAAATTTTCCATGGCATCAGCAAGCAAGATTTTTATCGCCGTTGCGATTTTACAATTAATTGAAGGAAAATTTCTATCACTAAATCAGACATTGGGGGAAGTATTGCCAATGGACTGGCATCATATTGATAAAACAATTACCATCCGTCAACTTTTAACACATACTTCAGGATTACCCGATTATTTTGATGAGTCCTTAGGGAAGAATTATGCGACAATGTGGGAAAACTATCCGAATTATCGAATTAGGAGTGGAGAGGATTTACTCCCTTTATTTTTACATAAACGCATGGTTTATCCAAAAGGGCAAAAGTTTCATTACAATCATGCAGGTTATGTTGTCCTAAGTTTAATAATTGAGGCAGTGACGAAGCAACCATTTGAACACTACTTGGAAAAAATGATTTTTACTCCATGTAACATGGGGGATACAGGGTATTACGAATTGGACCGATTACCATTAAATTGTGCGACGGGGTATTGTTTAGAAGAGGAATCGCAAACCTATTATAGTAATATTTATAGTTTAGATGTGAAAGGAAACGGGGCAGGTGGAGCCTACACTACAGCGAAAGATATGGATCGTTTTTGGACTTGCCTTGTAAAGGGACGACTTCTGTCGCCATCAATGGTGAGTGAAATGCTATCTCCTCAAGTAGAAGGAGAGTGGTATGGATATGGGGTCTGGTTAAAGGCGTTAGGGGATCATCAATATCTTCCGTTTATTCAGGGAAGCCATCCAGGCGTGAGTTTTATTAGTTCCTATGATTGTCAAAGGTGTCGGACTATGACCTTGATGAGTAATTTTGAGCATGATGTGTGGGCGCTTCATGGGAAGTTTTATAATGCTTTGAATCGGTAA
- a CDS encoding restriction endonuclease produces the protein MEKRIVYVSYVIIAFVLFNFFYGFTDWIKSWQVLDWYLIILMGTIMSLLVIKYKQNQRKLAVEQYAKENDRRRIQLNQLLMFEQLSKMNDEMFCELLKRCFELLGYSDIQVSHPSDRLGYDLTVWHQGKKMIVKIFKKVPMIENIYTNPEGLEFALGELVTLNEIREFYGSVKDYEVQADLSLVISTSDFEEEALLFAGRNGVETMNGYEFYQLLDELKDGKSTASFSTLFA, from the coding sequence ATGGAAAAAAGAATAGTATATGTTTCATATGTAATTATTGCATTTGTTTTATTTAATTTCTTTTATGGCTTTACAGATTGGATAAAATCATGGCAGGTGCTTGATTGGTATCTTATTATCTTAATGGGAACCATTATGAGTTTACTTGTTATTAAGTATAAGCAAAATCAGCGAAAGTTAGCGGTTGAACAATATGCGAAGGAAAATGATCGACGACGAATTCAATTAAATCAGCTACTCATGTTTGAACAACTTTCTAAAATGAATGATGAGATGTTTTGTGAGTTGTTAAAGCGATGTTTTGAGTTACTAGGGTATTCTGATATTCAAGTTAGTCATCCCTCAGATCGGTTAGGTTATGACTTAACAGTTTGGCATCAAGGGAAAAAAATGATCGTTAAAATTTTCAAAAAGGTACCGATGATAGAAAATATATATACAAATCCAGAAGGATTGGAATTTGCCTTAGGCGAATTAGTCACTTTAAATGAGATTCGTGAATTTTATGGAAGTGTAAAGGATTATGAGGTTCAGGCGGATCTTTCACTCGTTATCAGTACAAGTGATTTCGAAGAAGAAGCCTTATTATTTGCCGGTCGAAATGGTGTAGAAACCATGAATGGTTATGAATTTTATCAACTCTTAGATGAATTAAAAGATGGGAAGTCTACCGCTTCATTTTCCACACTTTTTGCCTGA
- a CDS encoding YccF domain-containing protein codes for MSCLGNLIWFICGGFVNALIWCFFGVLWSITIIGIPIGRQCFKLASLQLAPFGKEVVTVNDSGGTFLLNILWVVFGGLELAIANLISAVILTVTIVGIPFALQAFKFAILSLMPFGKEVRRTS; via the coding sequence ATGTCGTGTCTTGGTAATTTGATTTGGTTTATTTGTGGCGGTTTTGTTAACGCCCTTATTTGGTGTTTTTTTGGTGTTCTTTGGAGTATTACGATTATTGGAATTCCAATTGGTCGCCAGTGCTTTAAACTCGCGTCGTTGCAATTAGCTCCTTTTGGTAAGGAGGTAGTTACGGTAAATGATTCTGGGGGAACTTTTCTTTTAAATATATTATGGGTAGTCTTCGGAGGATTAGAGTTAGCGATTGCCAACTTGATTAGTGCCGTTATTTTAACGGTGACCATCGTAGGAATCCCGTTTGCTTTACAAGCTTTTAAATTTGCCATCCTGTCGTTGATGCCTTTTGGAAAAGAAGTAAGAAGAACGTCTTAA